Proteins from a genomic interval of Streptomyces sp. NBC_01445:
- a CDS encoding vWA domain-containing protein has translation MRPDSDHRAEDRDRTRAPARARRRPWTRGRGRARAAGLLAAALVGGLLVTGCGGGSDDSSAERGKAQRTGPLPAPAPARPSAPATPAPGTEADGEQRDIAPTDTPSPTPADYLSTFALDVDTASYGYARRTLADGRLPDPKAVRPEEFINSFRQNYPRPEGNGFSVTADGARAGGEGWSFLRVGLATGSAAPASERPPAALTFVIDVSGSMAEPGRLDLVKQSLGVMTDQLRSDDSLALVTFSDTAETVLPMTRVGGARGRVHDAIDSLEPMSSTNLDAGVRTGYDTAVEGARPGATNRVVLLSDALANTGETDADAILDRISDARREHGITLFGVGVGSEYGDALMERLADKGDGHTTYVSTPEEARKVFCDELPQNIELRAREAKAQVAFDPGTVQRFRLIGYDDRQVADDDYRNDRVDGGEVGPGHTVTALYAVRLRPGASGHVATAGVRWLDPDTRAPHEETTQIEASALDTDVWRSSPGLQLTATAAYFADSLRQGALPGAPTLPQLASHADKLARSAEDKDVRQLAEAIRRADELQI, from the coding sequence ATGAGGCCTGACAGCGATCACCGGGCAGAGGACCGCGACCGTACGCGGGCACCGGCGCGGGCGCGAAGGCGGCCATGGACGCGGGGTCGCGGGAGGGCGCGGGCCGCCGGACTGCTCGCGGCGGCGCTCGTGGGCGGGCTCCTCGTCACCGGGTGCGGCGGCGGGAGCGACGATTCCTCGGCGGAGCGCGGCAAGGCGCAGCGCACGGGCCCGCTGCCCGCGCCCGCCCCGGCCCGCCCGTCCGCTCCCGCGACGCCCGCGCCGGGCACCGAGGCCGACGGCGAGCAGCGCGACATCGCGCCGACCGACACCCCGTCCCCGACGCCCGCGGACTATCTCTCCACGTTCGCCCTCGACGTCGACACCGCGTCCTACGGCTACGCCCGCCGCACCCTCGCCGACGGGCGCCTGCCCGACCCGAAGGCCGTGCGGCCCGAGGAGTTCATCAACAGCTTCCGTCAGAACTACCCGCGCCCCGAGGGCAACGGCTTCTCGGTGACGGCCGACGGAGCCCGCGCCGGCGGCGAGGGCTGGTCCTTCCTCCGGGTCGGCCTCGCCACCGGCTCGGCGGCCCCGGCGTCCGAACGCCCGCCCGCCGCGCTCACCTTCGTCATCGACGTCTCCGGCTCCATGGCCGAACCCGGCAGGCTCGACCTGGTCAAGCAGTCCCTCGGCGTCATGACCGACCAGCTGCGCTCCGACGACTCCCTCGCACTCGTCACCTTCAGCGACACGGCCGAGACCGTGCTGCCGATGACGCGCGTCGGAGGCGCCCGGGGACGGGTCCACGACGCGATCGACAGCCTGGAACCGATGTCCTCCACGAACCTCGACGCGGGCGTACGCACGGGATACGACACCGCGGTCGAGGGCGCGCGGCCCGGCGCCACCAACCGCGTCGTCCTGCTCTCCGACGCACTCGCCAACACCGGTGAAACCGACGCCGACGCGATCCTCGACCGCATTTCCGACGCCCGCCGCGAGCACGGCATCACGCTGTTCGGCGTAGGTGTCGGCAGCGAGTACGGCGACGCCCTGATGGAGCGCCTCGCCGACAAGGGCGACGGCCACACGACCTACGTCTCCACGCCCGAGGAGGCCCGGAAGGTCTTCTGCGACGAGCTGCCGCAGAACATCGAGCTGCGCGCCCGCGAGGCCAAGGCGCAGGTCGCCTTCGACCCGGGGACCGTGCAGAGGTTCCGGCTCATCGGCTACGACGACCGCCAGGTCGCCGACGACGACTACCGCAACGACCGTGTGGACGGCGGCGAGGTCGGCCCCGGCCACACCGTGACGGCGCTGTACGCGGTACGGCTGCGCCCGGGCGCGAGCGGCCACGTCGCCACGGCGGGCGTGCGCTGGCTGGACCCCGATACGCGCGCCCCGCACGAGGAGACAACCCAGATCGAGGCCTCCGCGCTGGACACGGACGTCTGGCGCTCCAGCCCCGGCCTCCAGCTCACAGCCACGGCAGCCTATTTCGCCGACTCCCTGCGCCAGGGCGCACTCCCAGGAGCCCCCACGCTGCCCCAACTGGCATCACACGCCGACAAGTTGGCCCGCTCGGCGGAGGACAAGGACGTGCGGCAGCTCGCGGAAGCGATACGCAGGGCCGACGAACTGCAGATCTGA
- a CDS encoding ABC transporter permease: protein MTALVESTEVAPGYRARRTLPLRVEAVRQLKRRRTLVMGAVLALLPFVLVVAFAIGGDPGARNGRVTLMDTATASGANFAATCLFVSAGFLLVIPVALFCGDTVASEAGWSSLRYLLAAPVPRARLLWSKLTVALALSLAAMVLLPVVALAVGTAAYGWGPLEIPTGGALPAGTAAQRLLVVIAYIFVSQLVTAGLAFWLSTKTDAPLGAVGGAVGLTIVGNVLDAVTALGDWRDFLPAHWQFAWADAIQPRPEWGGMIQGTAVSVTYAVILFALAFRGFRRKDIVS, encoded by the coding sequence ATGACCGCGCTCGTCGAGTCCACCGAGGTGGCGCCCGGATACCGCGCGCGCCGCACCCTGCCCCTGCGGGTCGAGGCCGTACGCCAGCTGAAGCGGCGCCGCACGCTCGTCATGGGCGCCGTCCTCGCCCTGCTGCCGTTCGTCCTGGTCGTCGCGTTCGCCATCGGCGGCGACCCGGGCGCGCGCAACGGCCGGGTGACGCTGATGGACACGGCCACCGCGTCCGGCGCCAACTTCGCCGCGACGTGCCTGTTCGTCTCGGCCGGGTTCCTGCTGGTGATCCCCGTGGCCCTGTTCTGCGGGGACACGGTCGCCTCCGAGGCCGGCTGGTCCAGCCTGCGCTACCTCCTCGCGGCGCCCGTGCCCCGTGCCCGCCTCCTGTGGAGCAAGCTCACCGTCGCGCTCGCCCTCAGCCTCGCCGCGATGGTCCTGCTCCCCGTCGTCGCCCTCGCGGTCGGCACGGCCGCGTACGGCTGGGGCCCGCTGGAGATCCCGACCGGCGGCGCGCTCCCCGCCGGCACGGCGGCGCAGCGGCTGCTCGTCGTGATCGCGTACATCTTCGTGTCCCAACTGGTCACCGCGGGACTCGCGTTCTGGCTGTCGACGAAGACGGACGCGCCGCTCGGCGCGGTCGGCGGCGCGGTCGGGCTCACCATCGTGGGCAATGTCCTCGACGCGGTGACGGCACTCGGCGACTGGCGCGACTTCCTGCCGGCGCACTGGCAGTTCGCGTGGGCGGACGCCATCCAGCCGCGCCCGGAGTGGGGCGGCATGATCCAGGGGACGGCCGTCTCGGTAACGTACGCCGTCATCCTGTTCGCCCTGGCCTTCCGGGGATTTCGCCGCAAGGACATCGTCTCGTAG